A section of the Veillonella criceti genome encodes:
- the uvrC gene encoding excinuclease ABC subunit UvrC, with protein sequence MVTEEVLEKISHLPTTPGVYLWRDQYKRIIYVGKAINLRNRVRSYVRQDSNRAPKVAAMMRRAVDVEVIQTKTEMEALILENTLIKEHHPKYNIMLRDDKTYPYVKVTMQEAYPRVLMVRRMIRDGAKYFGPFTDVTAVHQTLKLFRRHFPLRTCQNMKVPRPCLQYHMGYCEAPCQGWVSPEQYRRYIEQIVQVLEGKPIPLLNQLKAQMEAAAEDLNFEKAAELRDQLQALDKLREKQRMVTQRGDIDVVGIAMEGLMACVQVFFIRQGRLLGRENFFIKNEGDDEVTIMTDFVKQYYSGASFVPKEVLLPYDTTERELFATWFSEMKGQVVEVSVPQRGYKHDLIKMAAENAQNFLAERRRQWQYDIDKSGGAVKKLAEVLDLPRLPERMECFDISHTQGSETVASMVVFEDGKPAKKEYRRFKLKTVQGKPDDFKSMAEIMERRYGNETDWPMPDLIIIDGGKGQLNAALPLIRAVGVTDVPVISLAKRIEEVFVEGQSESIILSHHSPELQLLQQIRDEAHRFAITYHRKLRGKRNLESILDHIEGIGPKRRKALWQAFGQLERLKQATVDEIAAVPGMNQKTAEAVYRFFRLSKDEKRATIERGALQKVES encoded by the coding sequence ATGGTTACAGAAGAAGTATTGGAGAAAATTAGTCATTTACCAACAACCCCAGGGGTATATTTATGGCGTGATCAATATAAGCGTATTATTTATGTAGGTAAAGCGATTAATTTACGGAATCGTGTTCGGTCGTATGTGCGGCAAGATAGCAATCGGGCTCCTAAAGTGGCCGCTATGATGCGTCGTGCTGTAGATGTAGAAGTCATCCAGACTAAGACTGAAATGGAAGCGCTTATTTTAGAAAATACGCTGATTAAAGAGCATCATCCGAAATATAATATTATGTTGCGTGATGATAAAACGTATCCATATGTAAAAGTGACTATGCAAGAAGCTTATCCAAGAGTACTCATGGTGCGTCGTATGATCCGTGATGGGGCTAAATATTTTGGCCCTTTTACAGATGTGACAGCCGTACATCAAACGTTAAAATTGTTTCGCCGTCATTTTCCTTTGCGCACATGTCAAAATATGAAGGTGCCACGACCTTGTTTACAGTACCATATGGGCTATTGTGAAGCACCTTGCCAAGGTTGGGTTAGTCCCGAACAATATAGACGCTATATTGAACAGATTGTACAAGTATTAGAAGGTAAGCCAATTCCACTTTTAAATCAATTAAAGGCACAAATGGAGGCGGCCGCAGAGGATTTAAATTTTGAAAAAGCGGCTGAATTGCGCGATCAATTACAGGCCTTAGATAAACTTCGTGAAAAACAGCGTATGGTAACTCAACGTGGTGACATTGATGTGGTTGGTATTGCCATGGAAGGGCTTATGGCTTGTGTGCAGGTTTTCTTTATTAGACAAGGTCGTTTGTTAGGTCGGGAAAACTTCTTCATTAAAAATGAAGGGGATGATGAAGTGACGATTATGACAGACTTTGTGAAACAATATTATAGTGGGGCTTCCTTTGTACCTAAAGAAGTGTTGTTACCTTATGACACAACGGAACGTGAATTGTTTGCCACTTGGTTTTCTGAAATGAAGGGACAAGTTGTAGAAGTATCAGTGCCACAACGAGGTTATAAGCACGATTTAATTAAAATGGCCGCTGAAAATGCACAAAACTTTTTAGCTGAGCGTCGTCGTCAGTGGCAATATGATATAGATAAAAGCGGTGGTGCTGTTAAGAAATTAGCAGAAGTTTTAGATTTACCCCGATTACCTGAGCGTATGGAATGTTTTGATATTTCCCATACGCAAGGGAGTGAAACGGTGGCGTCTATGGTCGTTTTTGAAGATGGTAAGCCAGCAAAGAAAGAGTACCGTCGTTTCAAATTAAAAACGGTACAGGGAAAGCCAGATGATTTTAAGTCGATGGCTGAAATCATGGAACGACGCTATGGTAATGAAACTGATTGGCCTATGCCTGATTTGATTATTATCGATGGTGGCAAAGGGCAACTGAATGCGGCTTTACCACTGATTAGGGCTGTTGGTGTTACTGATGTGCCCGTTATTTCATTAGCTAAACGGATTGAAGAGGTATTTGTGGAAGGTCAGTCAGAAAGTATTATTTTGTCACATCATTCACCAGAACTTCAATTGTTACAACAGATTCGTGATGAAGCACATCGTTTTGCAATTACCTATCATCGAAAATTACGAGGCAAACGTAATTTAGAATCAATCTTAGACCATATTGAAGGGATTGGCCCTAAGCGACGCAAAGCATTGTGGCAAGCTTTTGGACAGTTAGAAAGGCTCAAACAGGCAACTGTTGATGAGATCGCTGCTGTGCCGGGGATGAATCAAAAAACGGCGGAAGCAGTGTATCGTTTTTTCCGATTGTCGAAAGATGAAAAGCGTGCTACTATTGAGAGAGGTGCTCTACAGAAGGTAGAGTCTTAA
- the brnQ gene encoding branched-chain amino acid transport system II carrier protein: MNGKLSLSSAIVIGSMLFGMFFGAGNLIFPVHMGQEAGADVWPATIGFLITAIGLPFLGVVAIGISRSSGLFDLASRIHPTYAKLFTVLLYLTIGPAFALPRTATVSYQIGLAPYIGEELQMMALAGFTFIFFVLGLFFSMNPGKLMTYIGKILNPLFLVFLAILLVVALISPMGAISSAPVSGDYTTMPFFKGFTEGYNTMDALAALAFGIIVIRAMQEVGVKEPKDIAIGMVKAGIVTVILMVVIYAFLAYVGASSLGVLPLSANGGIALAQIAHYYFGSIGAVLLAIIVTLACLKTAVGLICACSETFVELFPNSISYKKYAYTFAIVSFLIGNVGLTQIISLAIPILMLLYPLTITIILLTFLSPLFKGRQAVYLSTTVFALLAAIGDALNTLPAFLGQNDLVQSVLLLYKALPFFELGMGWIVPSGIGFILGLIYIAIKKSERIA; the protein is encoded by the coding sequence TTGAATGGTAAGTTATCATTAAGTTCGGCGATTGTAATTGGATCTATGCTGTTTGGTATGTTTTTTGGGGCAGGGAATCTTATTTTTCCAGTCCACATGGGACAAGAAGCTGGGGCTGACGTCTGGCCAGCCACTATTGGTTTTTTGATTACAGCTATTGGTTTACCTTTTTTAGGTGTCGTCGCTATCGGTATCTCTCGCAGTAGTGGTTTATTTGATTTAGCATCCCGTATTCATCCAACCTATGCTAAATTATTTACGGTATTATTATATTTGACAATTGGCCCTGCTTTCGCATTGCCACGTACAGCTACTGTATCCTATCAAATAGGGTTAGCCCCTTATATTGGTGAGGAGTTACAAATGATGGCATTAGCAGGTTTTACATTTATATTCTTTGTATTAGGTTTATTTTTTTCTATGAATCCAGGGAAACTAATGACCTATATTGGTAAAATATTAAATCCTTTATTTTTAGTATTTTTAGCCATCTTATTAGTTGTAGCATTAATTTCACCAATGGGGGCTATTAGTTCAGCGCCTGTTAGTGGTGATTATACAACAATGCCTTTCTTTAAAGGGTTTACTGAGGGGTATAATACAATGGATGCCTTGGCGGCGTTAGCTTTTGGGATTATTGTTATTCGAGCTATGCAAGAAGTAGGTGTTAAAGAACCGAAAGATATTGCTATTGGCATGGTTAAGGCCGGCATTGTTACTGTTATTTTGATGGTTGTTATTTATGCATTCTTGGCCTATGTAGGTGCTTCTAGTTTAGGTGTGCTACCACTATCGGCTAATGGTGGTATTGCCTTAGCTCAGATTGCTCATTATTATTTTGGGTCAATTGGGGCAGTTTTGTTAGCTATTATTGTTACATTAGCTTGTTTAAAAACTGCAGTAGGTTTAATTTGTGCTTGTTCTGAAACATTTGTAGAATTATTTCCTAATTCTATTAGCTACAAGAAATATGCCTATACATTTGCTATCGTGTCATTCTTAATTGGTAATGTAGGTTTAACACAAATTATTTCGTTAGCCATTCCTATTTTAATGCTCTTATATCCATTGACTATTACGATTATTTTATTGACCTTTTTGTCACCTTTATTTAAGGGACGACAAGCAGTGTATTTAAGCACAACTGTTTTTGCATTGCTCGCTGCGATTGGTGATGCTTTAAATACATTACCTGCCTTTTTAGGTCAAAATGATTTGGTGCAAAGTGTGTTACTATTATATAAAGCCTTGCCTTTCTTTGAATTGGGGATGGGCTGGATTGTACCTTCAGGGATAGGTTTTATCTTGGGTTTAATCTATATTGCTATTAAAAAATCTGAAAGAATAGCTTAA
- a CDS encoding NAD-dependent epimerase/dehydratase family protein, translating to MNICVTGGAGFIGSHLVDKLIEQGHTVLVIDNLSTGCREFVNPKAQFVEMDIRDSELLTVLAKFKPEYVFHEAAQTMVPVSMHDPAFDCDVNLMGLINVLNTCYKINVKKIIMPSSAAVYGDLDTLPLTEAMVGHPSSFYGLTKLTTESYLRLYYEAFGLPYICFRYANVYGPRQGNGGEGGVISIFCERLQKQQDITIFGDGEQTRDFVYVDDVVAANLNALEVPDLVGVINVSTEVSTSLNELVAQFKNIVGHDFVVHYESERAGDIKHSLLSTKKMMAELNYSPKINLTTGLANTYHYFDSKL from the coding sequence ATGAATATATGTGTAACTGGTGGGGCTGGATTTATTGGGTCTCATTTGGTCGACAAACTGATTGAACAAGGTCATACGGTATTAGTTATTGATAATTTAAGCACTGGTTGTCGTGAATTTGTTAATCCTAAGGCACAATTTGTGGAAATGGATATCCGTGACAGTGAACTGTTAACAGTATTGGCTAAATTCAAACCTGAATATGTATTTCATGAAGCAGCACAAACTATGGTACCTGTTTCTATGCATGATCCTGCATTTGATTGCGATGTTAATCTAATGGGACTTATTAATGTGTTGAATACATGTTATAAAATAAATGTGAAGAAGATTATTATGCCTTCTTCTGCTGCTGTATATGGTGATTTAGATACATTGCCTTTAACTGAAGCCATGGTAGGTCATCCATCATCGTTTTATGGATTGACTAAGTTGACTACGGAAAGTTACTTACGTCTTTACTATGAAGCGTTTGGTTTACCTTATATTTGTTTTCGGTATGCCAATGTATATGGGCCACGTCAAGGTAACGGTGGTGAAGGTGGTGTAATCAGTATTTTCTGTGAGCGTCTTCAAAAACAACAAGATATTACAATTTTTGGTGATGGTGAACAAACACGAGACTTTGTTTATGTAGATGATGTAGTAGCAGCGAATCTAAACGCATTAGAAGTACCTGATTTAGTGGGGGTAATTAATGTAAGTACAGAAGTAAGTACTTCTTTAAATGAATTAGTGGCTCAATTTAAGAATATTGTAGGTCATGACTTTGTAGTCCATTATGAAAGCGAACGTGCTGGTGATATAAAACATTCCTTGTTAAGTACAAAAAAAATGATGGCTGAGTTAAATTACTCGCCTAAAATTAATTTGACAACAGGCCTAGCAAACACGTATCATTATTTCGATAGCAAATTATAG
- a CDS encoding rubredoxin-like domain-containing protein, whose amino-acid sequence METKKQEEKKMQYIICRVCGYIETADKADQPCPACGFPKTVWTEYTPRKLNPTRKRLLDLHLHPIAVHFPIAGSALTVGLPILGLLVPYSLSYRLFDFAMMVCLVMPLLVLVGAISGYIGGKLRYKTTTAPVLKFKIYLSIVYFILTVIQAYVAYAYTVHAGNALIIAVLGVLASVSAAILGKKGSHLFAGLFGPYVQG is encoded by the coding sequence ATGGAAACAAAGAAACAAGAAGAGAAGAAGATGCAGTATATTATTTGTCGTGTATGTGGTTACATTGAAACGGCTGATAAGGCAGACCAACCTTGCCCTGCTTGCGGTTTTCCAAAAACTGTTTGGACTGAATATACACCACGTAAATTAAATCCAACGCGTAAACGTTTATTAGACTTACATTTACATCCAATTGCTGTACACTTTCCTATTGCTGGCTCTGCTTTGACGGTAGGCTTGCCAATCTTGGGTTTATTAGTACCATATTCCTTAAGTTATCGCTTGTTTGACTTTGCTATGATGGTATGTTTAGTAATGCCTTTATTAGTTCTTGTAGGTGCTATTTCTGGATATATTGGTGGGAAACTTCGTTACAAAACAACAACAGCTCCTGTATTGAAATTTAAAATTTACTTGAGTATTGTATACTTTATACTGACAGTTATTCAGGCTTATGTAGCTTATGCTTATACGGTACATGCAGGAAATGCTTTAATCATTGCTGTATTAGGTGTATTGGCTTCCGTGTCTGCTGCTATTTTGGGTAAAAAAGGGTCTCATTTATTTGCAGGCTTATTTGGTCCTTATGTACAAGGCTAA
- a CDS encoding nucleoid-associated protein — protein MQINRAVLQILDFSSSLAVYSENELNMGEEALQDYVSAHVTKGIKDPGLRTGYLNETSQLGQLIKQYSEGVTDLVSLGKDLGERVFNFMKQATDPVIIDMIICEAAENHRYLCLLLCQAHDAYTHQLFNEEDGTLTTELIPNRAVLPSPTQKLRSFCAINLDDFSVRLFEPKGEYDGEVVYILGDKVLQIGTNPSSRDTVSKVRRIVDKVAKAHEGDGVEELVKVRSMISKNAEVSDTLNPETIVEAVFANQPQQKEAAKKALAEQDMLRPLPVNREFASKVGEKHKIKTDTGIEISFPVEYMQNSEFIEIVTNPDGTLRIELKNINKILNK, from the coding sequence ATGCAAATCAATCGAGCTGTATTGCAAATATTAGATTTTTCATCATCGTTAGCTGTATATTCTGAAAATGAATTGAATATGGGGGAGGAAGCCTTACAAGATTATGTAAGTGCTCATGTAACTAAAGGTATTAAAGATCCAGGGTTACGTACAGGCTATTTAAATGAAACGAGTCAGTTAGGCCAATTAATCAAACAATATAGTGAAGGCGTAACCGATTTAGTTTCATTAGGTAAAGACTTGGGTGAACGAGTATTTAATTTTATGAAGCAGGCAACAGATCCTGTTATTATTGATATGATTATTTGTGAAGCGGCCGAGAATCACCGCTATCTCTGCCTTTTACTATGTCAGGCACATGATGCTTATACACATCAATTGTTTAATGAAGAAGATGGCACTTTGACTACTGAATTGATACCTAACCGTGCTGTTCTACCAAGTCCTACGCAAAAATTACGCTCTTTTTGTGCTATTAATTTAGATGATTTTTCAGTTCGTTTATTTGAGCCTAAAGGAGAATATGATGGTGAGGTTGTATATATTTTAGGGGATAAGGTGTTACAAATTGGCACAAATCCTTCCTCGCGTGATACTGTATCCAAAGTACGGCGCATTGTAGATAAGGTAGCGAAAGCTCATGAGGGGGATGGCGTGGAGGAATTAGTAAAAGTACGGTCTATGATTTCTAAAAATGCAGAAGTTTCAGATACGCTTAATCCTGAAACGATTGTGGAGGCTGTATTTGCTAATCAACCACAACAAAAGGAGGCGGCTAAAAAGGCGTTAGCTGAACAAGATATGTTACGACCATTACCGGTGAATCGTGAGTTTGCTAGTAAAGTAGGGGAGAAGCATAAAATTAAGACTGATACAGGGATTGAGATTAGTTTTCCTGTAGAGTATATGCAGAATAGTGAATTTATTGAAATTGTTACGAATCCAGATGGGACGTTACGTATTGAATTAAAGAATATTAACAAAATTTTAAATAAATGA
- the ybaK gene encoding Cys-tRNA(Pro) deacylase, with protein sequence MSKKDHKKTNVMRMLDTQKISYEVLAYEWEEGRGAGVHVAEELHLPEAQVFKTLVGRGNVTGPVVFCIPVAAELDLKQAARVSGNKSVELIAVKDLLGLTGYLRGGCSPVGMKKLFPTYFDATMANFNEIYVSAGLRGMQIKVNPQDLQAVVAAHFEPLTMK encoded by the coding sequence GTGAGTAAGAAAGACCATAAAAAAACAAATGTAATGCGTATGTTGGATACGCAAAAAATCAGTTATGAAGTACTTGCTTATGAATGGGAAGAAGGTCGTGGTGCTGGTGTACATGTAGCCGAAGAGTTACATTTACCAGAAGCACAAGTGTTTAAGACATTAGTCGGTCGTGGTAATGTTACAGGACCGGTCGTCTTTTGTATTCCTGTAGCAGCTGAATTAGATTTAAAACAGGCCGCTCGTGTGAGTGGCAATAAGTCAGTAGAACTTATTGCAGTCAAAGATTTATTAGGACTCACTGGCTATTTACGAGGTGGTTGTTCACCAGTGGGAATGAAGAAATTATTTCCCACTTATTTTGATGCTACAATGGCTAATTTTAATGAAATCTATGTAAGTGCTGGTTTACGAGGGATGCAAATTAAAGTAAATCCTCAGGATTTACAAGCGGTGGTAGCCGCACATTTTGAACCATTAACTATGAAATAA
- a CDS encoding viroplasmin family protein, with product MGKKYYAVKEGRVRGIFDSWAACERQVKGYGGAIYKSFTSRQEAEEFIADEVAPIKGMSMAEYLETAKASQRRSTRRKKVVPTTPAPVVTAESILANLGPDCMLAYIDGSYDKVRNTVGAGGVMFYEGQEETFSFGTDKEMYTAYWNVAGELLGAMHVIKTAIAKQMEEVHIYYDYMGIEMWATGRWKANNPLTKAYAEFTFNSRRQIKTVFHKVAAHTGVVYNEKADELAKAGTTKLIDI from the coding sequence ATGGGTAAAAAATATTATGCCGTAAAAGAGGGGAGAGTACGGGGGATCTTTGATTCATGGGCTGCTTGTGAGAGACAAGTTAAAGGATATGGTGGTGCTATTTATAAATCGTTTACTTCACGTCAAGAGGCTGAGGAGTTTATAGCTGATGAAGTAGCTCCGATTAAAGGTATGTCTATGGCTGAATATTTGGAAACGGCTAAGGCTTCACAGCGTCGCTCGACACGTCGCAAAAAGGTTGTTCCCACAACACCGGCACCAGTAGTAACGGCGGAATCAATTTTGGCTAACTTGGGACCGGACTGCATGTTGGCTTATATTGATGGGAGTTACGATAAAGTTCGCAATACTGTAGGCGCTGGTGGTGTTATGTTTTATGAAGGGCAAGAAGAAACGTTTTCTTTTGGCACTGATAAAGAGATGTATACAGCCTATTGGAATGTAGCAGGAGAATTATTAGGGGCGATGCATGTTATAAAGACTGCCATTGCAAAGCAAATGGAAGAAGTGCATATTTATTATGATTATATGGGCATAGAAATGTGGGCTACGGGCCGCTGGAAAGCAAATAATCCCTTAACGAAAGCGTATGCAGAATTTACGTTTAATAGCCGACGTCAAATTAAAACTGTATTCCATAAAGTAGCGGCGCATACAGGTGTTGTATATAATGAAAAGGCTGATGAATTAGCTAAGGCAGGAACGACAAAATTGATTGATATATGA
- a CDS encoding glucose-6-phosphate isomerase, with translation MKKIILPSGFTFDYTNLFTAWGVTEADVHTYFDLIANAVKAATRVRLTGVVEGHLSKDGAPEAVLFPQLPYIEDTHLNNEAVLQRLINLGQHAKESVDAVVSFGIGGSYLGGKVLFDVHCGEFWNQKTVAERDGYPQLYFSGNNVDPLRTNELIATLKRSASQKGADFTVMLILISKSGSTIEPMSNFMVVQEALLAAGINVEVVAVTDPRDDEKETLLHKLAVQQGWPIFAVPDGVGGRFSVFTEVGLIIGAVIGFDIRAFLEGARDMDKACQSGDMLKNPALLNAILKYIGSEKYGRIIEIMMPYGDSLKSLAEWYVQLLAESLGKKQSKGKGRYGRTPVVAVGTTDMHAQTQEHQEGRLNKIVTFVKVKDWETKAIVPHTYDEYKTLKAFSGLDLGAILNTALEANSEALTGDERFNITFELPTVSAYHLGEFMFMLCWSIFYEGQLAGVDAFDQPGVEVYKKLLGPKLAEQQGE, from the coding sequence ATGAAAAAAATCATCCTGCCATCAGGTTTTACATTTGATTATACTAATTTATTTACTGCTTGGGGTGTCACTGAAGCAGATGTACATACGTATTTTGACTTAATTGCTAATGCTGTAAAAGCAGCTACCCGTGTTCGTTTAACAGGTGTTGTTGAAGGGCATTTGTCGAAAGATGGAGCACCAGAAGCTGTTTTATTTCCTCAATTACCATATATTGAAGATACTCATTTAAATAATGAAGCCGTATTGCAACGGTTAATTAATCTAGGGCAACATGCGAAAGAATCTGTAGATGCTGTAGTTAGCTTTGGCATTGGTGGATCATATTTAGGTGGTAAAGTTTTATTTGATGTTCATTGCGGTGAATTTTGGAATCAAAAAACGGTAGCAGAACGCGATGGGTATCCGCAGTTGTATTTTAGTGGTAATAATGTGGATCCTTTGCGTACTAATGAATTGATTGCTACCTTAAAACGGAGTGCGAGTCAAAAAGGCGCTGATTTTACTGTGATGCTCATTTTGATTTCTAAATCAGGATCAACCATTGAACCAATGTCTAATTTTATGGTTGTACAAGAAGCCTTATTGGCGGCAGGTATTAACGTAGAAGTTGTAGCTGTTACAGATCCTAGAGATGATGAAAAAGAAACATTGCTTCATAAATTAGCAGTGCAACAAGGGTGGCCTATTTTTGCTGTACCTGACGGTGTAGGTGGTCGTTTCTCCGTATTCACCGAAGTAGGGCTTATTATTGGCGCTGTTATTGGCTTTGATATTCGTGCCTTTTTAGAAGGGGCCCGCGATATGGACAAAGCTTGTCAAAGTGGTGATATGCTGAAAAACCCAGCCTTATTAAATGCTATTTTAAAATATATAGGCTCTGAAAAATATGGACGAATTATAGAGATTATGATGCCGTATGGAGATTCTTTGAAATCATTGGCTGAATGGTATGTTCAATTACTAGCTGAATCATTAGGGAAAAAACAAAGCAAAGGCAAAGGGCGTTATGGTCGTACACCTGTTGTTGCGGTGGGAACAACTGATATGCATGCACAAACGCAAGAGCATCAAGAAGGCCGCCTTAATAAAATTGTAACCTTTGTAAAGGTAAAGGATTGGGAAACGAAAGCTATCGTGCCACATACGTATGATGAATATAAAACACTCAAAGCATTTAGTGGTTTGGACTTAGGGGCTATTTTAAATACAGCATTAGAGGCTAATAGTGAAGCGTTAACGGGTGATGAACGTTTTAATATTACCTTTGAATTGCCAACAGTATCAGCTTACCATCTAGGTGAGTTTATGTTTATGTTGTGTTGGTCTATTTTCTATGAAGGGCAACTAGCTGGTGTAGATGCCTTTGATCAACCGGGTGTAGAAGTGTATAAAAAGCTATTGGGACCAAAATTGGCAGAACAGCAAGGTGAGTAA
- the galE gene encoding UDP-glucose 4-epimerase GalE: MNILVTGGAGYIGSHTVRALQKAGHTPVVLDNLSRGHVESLPAGVEFINMDIADPALVNLLKEKQIDGVMHFAAHSQVGESMVNPMIYYENNVVGSFRLIESVRQAGVKYFVFSSTAAVYGEPEEVPIKEDARLAPTNVYGRTKLMIEQMLQDYSNIYGLRYVALRYFNAAGADNSGEIGEDHTPETHLIPLILEAALGKRPNITIFGTDYDTADGTCVRDYIHVNDLASAHILSMEYLRDGGESNYFNLGSGNGFSVKEIVDTTKAVTGIDFSVAIGERRAGDPGTLIASSEKAQTILGWKPVHSDVMQVIKDAWQWHQGHPNGYKA; the protein is encoded by the coding sequence ATGAATATTTTAGTCACTGGCGGAGCCGGCTATATTGGTAGTCATACAGTGAGAGCGTTACAAAAAGCGGGGCATACGCCTGTGGTATTAGATAATTTGTCGCGAGGACATGTAGAATCTTTACCAGCTGGCGTCGAATTTATTAATATGGATATTGCAGATCCTGCATTGGTTAATTTGTTAAAAGAAAAACAAATTGATGGAGTTATGCACTTTGCAGCTCATTCTCAAGTCGGGGAATCTATGGTTAATCCTATGATTTATTATGAGAATAATGTGGTAGGCTCTTTCCGTCTTATTGAATCGGTTCGGCAAGCGGGTGTTAAATATTTTGTATTTTCTTCTACCGCTGCTGTCTATGGTGAACCTGAAGAGGTACCGATTAAAGAAGATGCTCGATTAGCACCTACTAATGTATATGGTCGTACGAAATTAATGATAGAACAAATGCTTCAAGATTACAGTAATATTTATGGTTTACGTTATGTTGCCTTACGTTACTTTAATGCGGCTGGCGCAGATAATAGTGGTGAAATTGGTGAAGATCATACACCAGAAACACATTTAATTCCACTGATTTTAGAAGCCGCTTTAGGCAAACGACCTAATATTACTATTTTTGGTACCGATTATGACACGGCTGATGGCACTTGTGTTCGTGACTATATTCATGTCAATGATTTAGCTTCCGCTCATATATTGAGTATGGAATATTTGCGTGATGGTGGTGAGTCCAATTACTTTAATCTAGGCTCAGGTAATGGCTTTAGTGTTAAGGAAATCGTAGATACGACTAAGGCTGTAACTGGGATTGATTTTTCTGTTGCTATTGGGGAACGGCGCGCTGGCGACCCTGGAACTTTGATTGCTTCTTCTGAAAAGGCGCAAACAATACTCGGTTGGAAACCGGTGCATAGTGATGTAATGCAAGTAATTAAAGATGCTTGGCAATGGCATCAAGGTCATCCCAATGGTTATAAAGCATAA